A genomic window from Quercus lobata isolate SW786 chromosome 10, ValleyOak3.0 Primary Assembly, whole genome shotgun sequence includes:
- the LOC115963278 gene encoding uncharacterized protein LOC115963278 encodes MLPVCSATSNCASLSQISLHGLRSLSPLQKDFELRCIVEDSVFLGLPNGNQSRGEIFKTQAIKSFYSNSHSCLTKSDYLGCKISNVWSSSIGTINERCLLGRVEVNYIENSSTAAVEEEFMDLMEQSPQNSNILLGPVEPETISTTEMTPEYSTSVSDSLDMNNDTLLNSKTSIDDFLAGVNKSLSVSVNKGENVVKSSLDAITSSITSITKRSTAAVDNAISGVFSTADQGRELAGNRLTSFSSDLKEAASKASVVAVDVLRRTIVAVEDSLTNGTSFIVYSYGSAKEMLPPNIRDTLNLSEERAIELLRPVRTAFQQVYIAIEGLEKNLGLDPSDPIVPFVLLLGTSTTLWVFYWVWTYSGYSGDLSPKVTLEVLTGKENAVLIDVRPEVLRERDGIPDLRRAARFRYASVALPEVDDSVRKLLKSGRELDDTLIAAVIRNLKIVQDRSKVIVIDADGTRSKGIARSLRNLGIKKPYLVQGGFQSWVKQGLRVKDLKPETTLAVLNEEAEAILEEIRPSPVQVLGFGVGSIVALYATLEWEKTLQLIGIVGLGQTIFRRVASYEGPEDFKQDVRLLLAPVRVGAQAFSWAAGKLETNRIGLPTSPSSLDVQNRVLQAAAKHGSQPPDTEGIQEPSPESTIPVTENVDLSEA; translated from the exons ATGTTGCCTGTTTGCTCGGCCACCTCAAACTGTGCTTCTCTTTCTCAG ATTTCATTACATGGACTGCGATCGTTGTCTCCACTCCAGAAGGACTTTGAGCTCAGATGTATTGTGGAAGACAGTGTTTTCTTAGGCTTGCCAAATGGAAATCAATCCCGTGGAGAAATCTTTAAAACACAAGCTATAAAGTCTTTCTACTCTAACAGTCACTCCTGCCTTACAAAATCAGATTATTTGGGATGCAAGATTTCAAACGTCTGGAGTTCTTCAATTGGAACAATAAATGAGCGATGCCTCTTAGGAAGGGTTGAAGTGAATTATATAGAGAATTCTAGCACAGCTGCAGTGGAAGAGGAATTCATGGACTTGATGGAGCAGTCACctcaaaattcaaacattttactGGGACCTGTAGAACCTGAAACCATATCAACTACTGAAATGACACCAGAGTATTCAACCTCTGTATCTGACTCTCTAGACATGAATAACGATACATTGTTAAATTCGAAAACAAGTATTGATGATTTCCTGGCTGGTGTTAATAAGTCCTTAAGTGTTTCAGTAAATAAGGgagaaaatgttgtgaaaagcTCTCTAGATGCAATTACTTCATCAATCACATCTATCACTAAAAGGTCTACTGCTGCAGTGGATAATGCCATTAGTGGAGTTTTTTCAACTGCTGATCAAGGCAGAGAATTGGCTGGTAATAGATTAACAAGCTTTTCAAGTGACTTGAAGGAAGCTGCAAGTAAAGCATCTGTTGTTGCTGTTGATGTATTGAGGCGTACAATTGTGGCAGTGGAGGATTCTTTGACAAATGGGACTTCCTTTATCGTTTATTCTTATGGGTCTGCTAAGGAGATGCTTCCTCCAAACATTAGGGATACTCTGAATTTGTCTGAAGAGAGAGCAATAGAACTCTTGAGGCCAGTCAGGACGGCTTTTCAACAG GTTTATATTGCTATTGAGGGGCTGGAGAAAAATTTAGGTTTGGATCCTTCGGATCCAATTGTTCCATTTGTTCTTTTACTTGGCACCTCAACCACTTTATG GGTTTTTTATTGGGTGTGGACATACAGTGGTTACTCAGGAGATTTATCTCCTAAAGTAACTTTGGAGGTCTTGACTGGGAAGGAGAATGCTGTACTCATTGATGTCCGGCCTGAG GTTCTAAGAGAACGAGATGGTATACCTGATCTTCGACGTGCAGCTCGGTTTCGTTATGCTAGTGTAGCTCTTCCTGAG GTTGATGACTCTGTAAGGAAGTTATTAAAGAGTGGAAGAGAACTGGATGACACCTTAATTGCTGCTGTCATTCGAAATTTGAAGATTGTTCAG GACAGGTCCAAGGTCATAGTCATTGATGCTGATGGTACTCGCTCCAAAGGCATTGCAAGGTCCTTGAGAAATCTTGGGATTAAG AAACCATACTTGGTCCAAGGTGGCTTTCAATCTTGGGTAAAGCAGGGTCTCCGTGTTAAGGATCTCAAACCAGAGACGACACTTGCTGTACTCAATGAG GAAGCTGAGGCAATCCTGGAGGAAATCCGTCCTTCTCCAGTGCAAGTTCTTGGGTTTGGTGTG GGTTCCATTGTGGCACTTTATGCAACACTAG AGTGGGAGAAGACACTACAACTTATAGGCATTGTTGGCTTGGGTCAG ACCATCTTTCGGCGGGTTGCTTCTTATGAGGGCCCTGAAGATTTTAAGCAAGATGTGAG GCTGCTGCTTGCTCCTGTCAGAGTTGGAGCTCAAGCATTTTCATGGGCTGCTGGAAAATTGGAAACAAACCGCATTGGACTACCAACATCCCCTTCATCCTTAGATGTTCAAAACCGGGTCTTGCAGGCTGCTGCAAAGCATGGATCTCAACCACCTGATACCGAAGGTATCCAAGAGCCATCTCCTGAATCAACAATTCCTGTTACTGAGAATGTAGATCTATCGGAAGCATAA